Proteins from a genomic interval of Paenibacillus sp. FSL R5-0623:
- the araA gene encoding L-arabinose isomerase, producing MSAAKEFWFVVGSQHLYGEEALGEVKANAQKITDALNASGVLPYPLVLQDLAVSADKITSTMKEVNYRDEVAGVITWMHTFSPAKMWIRGTKLLQKPLLHLATQFNESIPWATIDMDFMNLNQAAHGDREYGFINARLRKQNKIVVGYWERPEVQQQVADWMDVAVAYNESFNIKVARFGDNMRNVGVTEGDKVEAQIQFGWTVDYFGIGDLVQYVNAVTEQEIDDLITQYKDLYEFDYGTNSKEAWEASVRVQASYEIAIKRFLDEGGYSAFTTNFEDLHGMKQLPGLAVQRLMAQGYGFAGEGDWKTAALDRLLKIMAHNENTGFMEDYTYEMAAGQEAILQSHMLEVDPTLASTKPRIIVSPLGIGDREDPARLVFDGKAGEGVVVSMADFGTHYKLLINEVSAFEPTVPAPNLPVARVLWSVKPNFQDGVKAWIENGGGHHTVVSLNLTTDQIVTYAKLVNLEYVIIK from the coding sequence ATGTCAGCAGCAAAAGAATTCTGGTTTGTGGTCGGTTCACAGCACTTGTACGGAGAAGAAGCACTGGGTGAAGTAAAAGCCAACGCACAGAAAATTACGGATGCTCTTAATGCAAGTGGCGTACTACCGTACCCGCTCGTATTGCAGGATCTGGCGGTAAGCGCAGATAAAATCACGAGTACGATGAAGGAAGTCAACTATCGCGACGAAGTAGCAGGTGTGATCACATGGATGCATACGTTTTCCCCGGCGAAAATGTGGATTCGTGGTACGAAATTGCTGCAAAAACCTTTGCTGCACTTGGCAACCCAATTCAACGAAAGCATTCCTTGGGCAACCATCGATATGGACTTCATGAACCTGAACCAAGCGGCACATGGTGACCGCGAATATGGCTTCATTAATGCCCGTCTGAGAAAACAAAATAAAATCGTTGTTGGCTACTGGGAGCGCCCAGAGGTGCAACAACAGGTTGCTGACTGGATGGACGTAGCGGTAGCTTATAATGAAAGCTTTAACATCAAAGTAGCTCGCTTCGGTGATAACATGCGCAACGTGGGCGTAACCGAAGGTGATAAAGTGGAAGCACAGATCCAATTCGGATGGACCGTTGATTACTTCGGTATTGGCGACCTCGTGCAATACGTGAACGCCGTAACGGAGCAGGAAATTGATGATTTGATCACTCAGTATAAGGACCTGTACGAATTTGATTATGGCACGAACAGCAAGGAAGCTTGGGAAGCCAGCGTACGTGTGCAAGCGAGTTATGAAATTGCGATCAAACGTTTCCTGGACGAAGGTGGTTACAGTGCCTTTACTACAAACTTCGAAGATCTGCATGGCATGAAACAACTTCCGGGTCTGGCTGTGCAGCGCCTGATGGCTCAAGGGTACGGATTTGCCGGTGAGGGTGACTGGAAAACAGCTGCGCTGGATCGTTTGCTGAAAATCATGGCCCATAACGAGAACACGGGCTTCATGGAAGACTACACATACGAGATGGCTGCTGGACAGGAAGCGATCCTGCAATCTCACATGCTTGAAGTAGATCCTACACTTGCCAGCACAAAACCGAGAATCATCGTGTCCCCACTGGGCATTGGCGATCGTGAAGATCCGGCACGTCTCGTATTCGACGGTAAAGCAGGCGAAGGTGTTGTGGTATCCATGGCAGACTTTGGTACACATTACAAACTGCTGATCAACGAAGTATCTGCTTTTGAACCAACCGTTCCAGCACCTAACCTGCCGGTAGCACGTGTTCTGTGGAGCGTTAAGCCGAACTTCCAAGATGGAGTTAAAGCATGGATCGAAAATGGTGGTGGTCACCATACGGTTGTATCCTTGAACCTGACTACAGATCAGATCGTGACTTATGCGAAGCTGGTGAATCTGGAATACGTTATTATTAAGTAA
- a CDS encoding L-ribulose-5-phosphate 4-epimerase — translation MLEQLKEEVFQANLELPKHGLVKFTWGNVSAIDRESGLFVIKPSGVSYDVMKASDMVVVDLDGNVVEGEMRPSSDTATHAVLYKHYSEIGGIVHTHSTWATIWAQAGLDVPVMGTTHADTFYGAVPCARFLNKDEVDRGYEAETGRVIIETFEQRGIDVMAVPAVLLHGHAPFTWGKDAKSAVVNSVVLEEVCKMNLYARQLNNFAKELPQGILDKHYLRKHGKDAYYGQK, via the coding sequence ATGTTAGAACAACTGAAAGAAGAGGTATTCCAGGCGAATCTGGAACTGCCAAAGCACGGACTTGTGAAGTTCACATGGGGTAACGTTAGTGCAATTGATCGGGAAAGCGGTCTGTTCGTGATCAAACCAAGTGGCGTCAGCTACGATGTGATGAAAGCAAGCGATATGGTTGTGGTTGATCTGGACGGTAATGTGGTGGAGGGTGAGATGAGACCTTCCTCGGACACCGCAACACATGCCGTACTATATAAGCATTACTCGGAGATTGGCGGCATCGTGCACACACACTCTACGTGGGCGACTATCTGGGCGCAAGCCGGATTGGACGTACCTGTAATGGGAACGACACATGCGGACACGTTCTATGGAGCGGTGCCTTGTGCACGTTTCCTGAACAAGGACGAGGTTGATCGTGGATACGAAGCGGAGACAGGACGCGTCATTATTGAAACGTTTGAACAGCGTGGAATTGATGTTATGGCTGTTCCGGCAGTACTGCTCCATGGTCACGCACCGTTTACGTGGGGGAAAGATGCCAAGTCTGCGGTGGTGAACAGTGTCGTGCTGGAGGAAGTGTGCAAAATGAACCTGTACGCGCGGCAATTGAATAACTTCGCGAAGGAACTGCCGCAAGGCATTTTGGATAAACACTATCTGCGAAAACACGGAAAAGACGCGTATTACGGACAGAAGTAA
- a CDS encoding FGGY-family carbohydrate kinase — MSQLDLKEAITTGATSLGIEFGSTRIKAVLIDERFETIASGSYEWENLLKDGYWTYNQEDIITGLQTAYREMKQDVEQKYGITLRTVGSIGFSAMMHGYVALDSAGELLVPFRTWRNATTGAAARELTDLLQFNIPERWSIAHLYQAILNEEAHVPQIDHLTTLAGYIHWLLTGNKAIGIGDASGIFPIDESTHNYHPSMVQQFDEQIAGKGYPWKVEDLLPKVYLAGENAGVLTEAGAKLLDPSQDLQAGIPLCPPEGDAGTGMVATNSVRKRTGNISVGTSVFAMIVLEKELSKVYPEIDMVTTPDGSPVGMVHANNCSSDINAWVGLFREFSQAMGYEVDNAKLFSVLFNKALEADPDGGGLLSYGYYSGENITGLEKGRPLFVRSPESNFNLANFMRTHLFSAFGALKLGMDILTEEENVAIDSILAHGGLFKTPVVGQRIVAAAMNVPVSVMSTAGEGGAWGMALLASYMINKDQEESLDVFLEQKVFNDVEGVEVAPDASDVKGFEAFIERYRSGLTIEQSAVDHLVENGRE, encoded by the coding sequence ATGAGTCAATTGGACTTGAAAGAAGCCATTACCACGGGCGCTACTTCACTTGGAATTGAATTTGGATCAACGCGGATTAAGGCGGTGTTGATTGACGAACGTTTTGAGACCATCGCGTCAGGCAGTTATGAATGGGAGAACCTCCTGAAAGATGGATATTGGACGTACAACCAGGAGGATATCATCACAGGTCTGCAAACGGCTTATCGTGAGATGAAGCAAGATGTGGAACAGAAATACGGAATTACGCTGCGAACGGTCGGTTCGATCGGATTCTCGGCCATGATGCACGGATATGTGGCATTGGATAGCGCGGGCGAACTGCTGGTACCTTTCCGCACCTGGCGTAATGCTACGACGGGAGCAGCTGCAAGAGAGCTAACGGATCTTCTGCAATTTAATATTCCTGAACGCTGGAGCATTGCCCACTTGTATCAAGCGATTTTGAACGAAGAGGCGCATGTGCCACAGATCGATCACCTGACAACCTTGGCTGGATACATCCACTGGTTGCTGACAGGCAATAAGGCGATTGGGATCGGCGATGCATCAGGCATTTTCCCAATTGACGAGTCTACACATAACTATCACCCATCCATGGTCCAACAGTTCGACGAACAGATCGCAGGCAAAGGTTATCCGTGGAAAGTCGAGGACCTTCTGCCCAAGGTATATCTCGCTGGTGAGAATGCAGGTGTATTGACGGAAGCGGGAGCCAAGTTGCTCGACCCTTCGCAAGATCTGCAAGCAGGCATTCCGCTCTGCCCGCCAGAAGGCGATGCGGGAACGGGTATGGTGGCAACAAATAGCGTGAGAAAACGTACGGGCAACATCTCCGTTGGCACATCCGTATTTGCGATGATCGTACTGGAGAAGGAATTGTCCAAAGTGTATCCCGAGATCGATATGGTCACCACGCCGGATGGCAGTCCAGTAGGGATGGTGCATGCCAACAACTGTTCCAGTGATATCAACGCATGGGTTGGACTGTTCCGTGAATTCTCTCAAGCAATGGGATATGAAGTGGATAACGCCAAGTTGTTTAGCGTGTTGTTTAACAAGGCTTTGGAGGCAGACCCTGATGGTGGTGGCTTGCTCAGCTACGGTTACTACTCAGGCGAGAACATTACGGGACTTGAGAAAGGCCGTCCATTGTTCGTCCGCTCCCCGGAAAGCAACTTCAATCTGGCAAACTTCATGCGGACACATCTGTTCAGTGCCTTCGGTGCACTCAAGTTGGGTATGGACATTTTGACGGAAGAAGAGAATGTAGCCATTGACAGCATTTTGGCTCACGGTGGCCTGTTCAAGACCCCTGTTGTCGGACAACGGATTGTAGCTGCTGCGATGAACGTACCCGTGTCGGTAATGTCTACCGCTGGTGAAGGCGGCGCATGGGGCATGGCGCTTCTGGCTTCGTACATGATCAACAAGGATCAAGAGGAGAGCCTGGATGTGTTCCTGGAGCAGAAAGTCTTTAACGATGTTGAGGGAGTCGAAGTGGCGCCGGATGCATCGGATGTGAAAGGGTTTGAAGCATTTATCGAACGCTATCGGAGTGGACTCACAATTGAGCAATCAGCCGTGGATCATCTGGTAGAGAACGGGAGGGAATAA
- a CDS encoding GntR family transcriptional regulator, which translates to MKPKYQVIIDDIKSHILSGTYSIGEQIPTESALQDSYNVSRQTVRKAILELSNEGFLRSEKGSGTYVSNQYRSRSGGNTSKKTIGVITTYISDYIFPSIIRGIESRLNEDNYSLLLASTNNDVAQEKKALEMMLSYGVDGLIVEPTKSNLYNPNIAYYLSFKEQDVPFTMINAFYEELEVPFFCLDDVQSSYLATRELIAKGHTQIGIIAKMDDLQGKYRMKGYIKALGEAKLRFHPEQVLSFDTASKPELPSNVATYLDENRDSLTAIVCYNDEVGLEVVNACRQLGISIPDELSIIGQDNSYIAKNANIRLTTLTHPQEQMGRDAADWVIKNLQGKKDLPTNTYYQPVLVEGETVKEIEVE; encoded by the coding sequence GTGAAGCCAAAATACCAGGTCATCATTGATGATATAAAGAGTCATATCCTCTCGGGGACATATAGCATAGGCGAACAGATTCCAACAGAGTCCGCATTGCAGGACAGCTACAACGTAAGTCGCCAGACGGTGCGGAAGGCTATTTTGGAGTTATCGAACGAAGGGTTTTTACGAAGCGAAAAGGGTTCAGGAACTTACGTTAGCAATCAGTATCGATCACGATCAGGTGGCAATACGTCGAAGAAAACGATTGGTGTGATCACGACATACATCTCGGATTACATCTTTCCGTCCATCATTCGCGGTATTGAGAGTCGTCTGAATGAGGACAACTACTCGTTACTGCTGGCCAGCACCAATAATGATGTAGCTCAGGAGAAAAAAGCCCTCGAAATGATGCTCTCCTACGGCGTGGATGGCCTGATTGTCGAACCGACCAAAAGTAACCTCTATAATCCCAATATTGCATACTATCTATCGTTCAAGGAGCAGGATGTGCCGTTTACGATGATTAATGCCTTTTATGAAGAGTTGGAGGTTCCGTTCTTCTGCCTGGATGACGTGCAATCCAGTTATCTTGCCACTCGGGAATTGATCGCTAAAGGCCATACCCAGATCGGCATTATTGCCAAAATGGATGATCTACAAGGCAAGTACCGGATGAAGGGGTACATCAAGGCGCTGGGTGAAGCGAAGTTACGGTTCCATCCTGAGCAAGTGCTTTCCTTTGATACCGCATCGAAACCGGAATTACCCTCTAATGTAGCAACGTATCTGGACGAAAACAGGGATTCGCTCACCGCGATTGTCTGTTATAACGACGAGGTAGGACTGGAGGTCGTGAACGCCTGCAGGCAACTGGGCATCTCGATCCCGGATGAGTTATCCATCATTGGACAAGACAATTCATACATCGCCAAGAATGCCAACATCCGGCTAACAACGCTAACCCATCCCCAAGAGCAAATGGGCCGCGATGCTGCCGACTGGGTGATCAAGAATCTGCAAGGCAAAAAGGATCTGCCAACGAACACCTACTATCAGCCGGTGCTGGTTGAGGGAGAGACGGTGAAGGAGATCGAAGTGGAATAA
- a CDS encoding leucine-rich repeat domain-containing protein, with the protein MHNQFIKKLIVLCLVFVLLPATSVLAASSLIKDPVLGKVIRADLKMSAKKEIKAGDLKKLKSIYAMETKSKISNLQGLEHAVNMTDLVLPGHNVKNITPLTKLKKLEFLALDGNQITDLSPLSGLKNLQTLFMEDNNIKSLAPLKNMHKLKSLFASGNQVTDLSPLQKLKLEWILMNDNKIQDLTPLKNHPTLEYLYVEDNLIEDIEVLETIPHLTEVYLANNPLNDRAEQVVKNLEKKGVLVSLVSDEADQAK; encoded by the coding sequence ATGCATAATCAATTCATAAAAAAGTTGATCGTACTTTGTTTGGTTTTTGTATTATTACCGGCAACGAGCGTTTTGGCTGCGTCGTCGCTTATTAAGGACCCGGTCTTGGGCAAAGTTATTCGAGCAGATTTGAAGATGTCGGCTAAGAAGGAAATAAAGGCTGGCGATTTGAAAAAATTAAAATCCATATATGCTATGGAAACAAAAAGTAAGATTTCTAACCTGCAAGGTCTTGAACATGCCGTTAATATGACGGATTTAGTTCTACCCGGCCATAACGTGAAAAATATTACACCGCTCACCAAATTAAAAAAACTAGAGTTTTTAGCTTTGGATGGAAACCAGATTACAGATCTGTCTCCACTTTCAGGATTAAAAAATCTGCAAACTTTATTTATGGAAGATAACAACATCAAAAGTCTGGCTCCATTGAAAAATATGCATAAGCTGAAAAGTCTATTCGCCAGCGGTAATCAGGTAACTGATCTAAGTCCTCTTCAGAAATTAAAGTTGGAATGGATCCTTATGAATGATAATAAAATTCAGGATCTAACTCCTTTAAAAAATCATCCGACCTTGGAGTACCTTTATGTAGAAGATAACCTCATTGAGGATATTGAAGTGCTTGAAACCATCCCACATCTAACAGAGGTATATTTGGCTAACAATCCGTTGAATGATCGAGCAGAGCAGGTTGTGAAAAACTTGGAGAAGAAAGGCGTCCTTGTAAGTCTGGTAAGCGATGAAGCAGATCAGGCGAAGTAG
- a CDS encoding iron-siderophore ABC transporter substrate-binding protein, with the protein MNTKRKFPLTALLISLVFILALVGCGNQTAEPAASDSVAPATETPAATDENARYPITIKHALGETVIEKKPERVATVQWANQDVVLALGQVPVGFSAANFGVQDDSGLLPWTAKKLDELGVTVPNVFQDTDGLDFEAISDSNPDVILAAYSGITQEDYDLLSEIAPVVAYPTAPWATTWREQVTFNAKGMGMEAEGEQLIKDTEAMVNEKLAAYPQIKDKKVVWVNFSAEDMSKLHIYTPVDSRVAFLGELGLVVPESVTSQITDPNSYSLSLSAENAEALNDADILVGYGDAELLKAIQADPLLGKIPAVKRGSVAFIEADTPLVAAGTPNPLSISYTIDDYLKLISGAIDKINE; encoded by the coding sequence ATGAATACAAAGAGAAAGTTTCCATTAACGGCGTTACTGATTTCACTGGTCTTTATCCTGGCATTGGTAGGTTGTGGCAACCAAACAGCTGAGCCCGCTGCAAGTGATTCGGTAGCTCCAGCTACAGAAACACCAGCCGCTACAGATGAGAATGCCAGATATCCAATTACAATCAAGCATGCTTTGGGTGAAACGGTTATTGAGAAAAAGCCTGAGCGTGTAGCTACTGTTCAATGGGCCAACCAAGATGTCGTTCTCGCGCTTGGACAAGTTCCTGTAGGCTTCTCGGCAGCTAACTTTGGTGTTCAGGATGACAGCGGACTGTTGCCTTGGACAGCGAAGAAACTCGATGAACTCGGTGTAACCGTCCCGAACGTTTTCCAAGATACAGACGGACTTGATTTTGAAGCCATTTCCGATTCCAACCCAGATGTTATTCTTGCAGCATACTCCGGTATCACTCAGGAAGACTACGATCTTCTTAGTGAAATTGCTCCGGTTGTAGCTTACCCAACGGCTCCATGGGCAACAACATGGCGTGAGCAGGTTACGTTCAATGCGAAGGGTATGGGTATGGAAGCAGAAGGTGAGCAACTGATCAAAGATACTGAGGCTATGGTCAACGAAAAATTAGCAGCATATCCTCAGATCAAAGACAAAAAAGTGGTTTGGGTTAACTTCTCCGCTGAAGACATGTCCAAACTTCATATCTATACACCTGTAGATTCACGCGTGGCCTTCCTTGGTGAGCTAGGGTTGGTTGTTCCAGAGAGTGTCACTAGCCAAATTACAGACCCTAACAGCTACTCCCTGAGCTTAAGCGCAGAGAATGCTGAAGCCCTTAATGATGCAGATATCCTTGTTGGATACGGAGATGCTGAGTTGCTAAAAGCTATTCAGGCTGATCCTTTGCTGGGTAAAATCCCTGCGGTTAAACGTGGTTCTGTAGCGTTCATTGAAGCAGATACACCTTTGGTTGCTGCTGGAACGCCAAACCCACTGTCCATTTCCTACACGATCGATGATTACCTGAAACTAATTAGCGGAGCTATCGACAAGATCAATGAATAG
- a CDS encoding iron ABC transporter permease yields the protein MNSTSLSNDNHIRAHAPKNFILVLVICFILLAATLIASLVFGSRPVRFHELIDGLFHPEVDSYGANIVRKRISRTVFSLLCGVALGVSGALMQAVTRNPLADPSILGVNTGASLFVVIGIAFLNISSANQYIWLALAGAAITAVFVFGIGSMGRGGATPIKLVLAGAAISAALSSLVTAIMIPRSYVMDQFRFWQVGSVGSATWSGISTFIPFLLIGVLIAFLTAPALNALALGDDVATGLGVRTGTLRFIAALAGVLLCGAATALAGPIGFIGLLSTHVIRLILGPDLRFVIPMSAIAGAIILTISDVGGRLISNPGELEVGVVTAFIGAPILIILAMRSKVRSL from the coding sequence ATGAATAGTACATCGCTTTCGAACGATAATCACATACGAGCACATGCCCCCAAGAACTTCATCTTGGTGTTAGTCATTTGTTTCATTCTGCTCGCTGCAACTCTGATTGCCTCACTGGTCTTTGGCTCTAGACCCGTGAGGTTTCATGAGTTAATCGACGGATTATTTCACCCGGAAGTAGATTCATATGGGGCAAACATCGTGCGCAAACGGATCTCCCGAACAGTCTTCAGCTTGTTATGTGGGGTAGCACTCGGCGTATCAGGAGCACTTATGCAAGCCGTTACCCGGAACCCACTTGCCGACCCAAGCATATTGGGCGTCAATACAGGGGCATCCCTGTTTGTGGTTATCGGTATTGCATTTCTGAACATCAGCAGCGCCAATCAATATATCTGGCTGGCACTGGCCGGGGCTGCAATAACGGCTGTGTTTGTATTCGGAATCGGCTCAATGGGGCGTGGCGGAGCTACGCCCATTAAGCTTGTTTTGGCCGGAGCAGCCATTAGCGCCGCGCTCTCCTCACTCGTCACCGCCATTATGATCCCTCGTTCGTATGTCATGGACCAGTTCAGGTTCTGGCAAGTGGGCAGCGTAGGATCGGCAACCTGGAGTGGAATCAGTACGTTCATCCCGTTTCTGCTCATCGGCGTACTCATTGCATTTCTTACTGCTCCGGCACTAAATGCGCTGGCACTGGGTGATGATGTTGCAACAGGACTCGGTGTTCGCACAGGAACACTTCGATTCATTGCAGCCCTTGCAGGGGTTTTATTATGCGGAGCAGCTACTGCTCTTGCTGGACCGATTGGTTTCATCGGATTGTTATCCACCCACGTCATACGCCTTATACTGGGGCCCGACTTACGTTTTGTCATACCCATGTCAGCCATAGCTGGAGCGATCATTCTAACGATATCCGATGTCGGTGGCAGACTCATCAGCAACCCTGGGGAGCTTGAAGTCGGTGTCGTTACTGCCTTTATAGGTGCTCCAATATTAATCATTCTCGCGATGCGATCGAAAGTGCGTTCATTATGA
- a CDS encoding iron chelate uptake ABC transporter family permease subunit, whose protein sequence is MRDQSIEFIMAGRRHRRRRWILVTSLLAILACALCCAMLLLGNTIYPVKDVISSLAGEKIKGVSFALNTIRLPRMLTGLFAGFAFGIAGYTFQTMLRNPLANPNVIGITSGSSAAAVFCIVVLHASGAMVSLASVIAGLATVLFIYVLSRGKVFSIGRLILIGIGIQAMLDAVISYLLLVSSEKDIPAAIRWLTGSLNGSQMSELPPLVITVLICSPIIMMLGKHLSILELGEQSAFSLGVDTDKTRIALIVSSVCMVAIATATTGPIAFVSFLAGPIAKRLVGVGSSNIIPAGLVGVNLVLASDLIGQFAFEYRFPVGVITGLLGAPYLIFLLIRMNRKGEL, encoded by the coding sequence ATGAGAGATCAATCCATTGAATTTATTATGGCGGGCAGACGTCATCGACGTCGCCGCTGGATACTTGTCACCAGTCTCCTTGCCATACTTGCATGTGCTCTTTGCTGCGCCATGCTTTTGCTCGGCAACACAATCTATCCGGTCAAAGATGTCATCAGCTCCCTTGCGGGAGAGAAGATCAAAGGTGTGTCTTTTGCCTTGAATACGATACGTCTACCAAGAATGCTTACAGGTCTCTTTGCCGGATTTGCCTTCGGCATTGCAGGTTATACCTTCCAGACCATGTTGCGGAACCCGCTGGCCAATCCTAATGTTATCGGGATCACGTCAGGTTCAAGCGCTGCGGCTGTGTTCTGTATCGTCGTACTTCATGCAAGCGGAGCCATGGTTTCCTTGGCTTCAGTGATTGCAGGTCTGGCTACGGTATTGTTCATATATGTACTTTCCAGAGGAAAAGTGTTCTCCATCGGACGGTTAATACTTATTGGGATTGGCATTCAAGCCATGCTTGATGCAGTCATCTCCTATCTCTTACTGGTTAGTTCTGAAAAGGATATTCCTGCTGCAATACGGTGGCTTACAGGCAGTCTGAACGGTTCTCAGATGAGTGAACTGCCACCTCTCGTGATTACCGTACTGATCTGCTCACCCATCATAATGATGTTGGGCAAACACCTCAGTATATTGGAACTCGGAGAACAATCGGCATTCTCACTAGGTGTGGATACGGACAAAACCAGAATTGCACTTATTGTGAGTTCCGTCTGCATGGTTGCCATTGCTACCGCGACTACAGGTCCGATCGCCTTTGTCTCCTTCCTTGCGGGACCTATCGCGAAGAGGCTCGTAGGTGTTGGCTCCTCGAACATCATCCCGGCTGGTTTGGTTGGCGTTAATCTGGTTCTAGCCTCAGATCTCATCGGACAGTTTGCTTTTGAGTACAGATTCCCCGTAGGCGTCATTACCGGATTGCTCGGAGCACCGTATCTGATCTTCCTGTTAATCCGAATGAATCGTAAGGGGGAGTTATAA
- a CDS encoding ABC transporter ATP-binding protein — MNPTHVFEAKQLVAGYENKTIIHGVDILIPSNQISVIIGSNGCGKSTLLKTMARLIKPTSGSITLDGKAISKIPPKQLARVIGLLPQSPIVPEGISVADLVGRGRFPHQSLFSGWTKKDYEAVAEAMTIMNITEFANHNIDELSGGQRQRVWIAMALAQQTDILFLDEPTTFLDITYQVEILDLLTELNRKHGTTIVMVLHDINLSARYADHIFALHTGKLVAEGKPAEVITAPQVKDIFGLECTVIEDPVSGSPMVVPKGRYHAR, encoded by the coding sequence ATGAATCCGACACATGTATTTGAAGCGAAACAACTGGTTGCGGGATATGAAAATAAAACCATTATCCACGGTGTGGACATCTTAATACCGAGTAACCAAATAAGCGTCATTATTGGCTCTAATGGTTGCGGTAAGTCTACCCTTTTGAAAACGATGGCCAGGCTCATTAAGCCCACATCCGGCAGCATTACACTGGATGGCAAAGCCATTAGCAAGATCCCGCCCAAACAATTGGCTCGTGTGATCGGGTTACTTCCCCAGTCTCCCATTGTTCCGGAAGGCATTTCGGTAGCGGATCTGGTGGGGCGTGGAAGATTTCCACACCAATCCTTGTTCAGTGGCTGGACCAAGAAGGATTATGAGGCTGTAGCCGAAGCCATGACCATTATGAACATTACCGAGTTTGCCAATCACAATATTGATGAGCTTTCAGGTGGACAGCGTCAGCGTGTGTGGATTGCCATGGCGCTGGCGCAACAGACAGATATCCTTTTTCTCGATGAGCCTACGACCTTCTTGGATATCACGTATCAAGTCGAGATTCTCGACCTGCTTACCGAGCTGAATCGTAAACACGGAACGACCATTGTAATGGTCCTGCACGATATCAACTTATCGGCGCGATATGCAGATCATATCTTTGCACTTCACACCGGAAAACTTGTGGCTGAGGGTAAGCCCGCAGAGGTGATAACTGCCCCACAGGTTAAAGACATTTTCGGATTGGAATGTACGGTCATAGAAGACCCCGTTTCGGGATCACCGATGGTGGTGCCTAAAGGACGATATCATGCGAGATAG